One window of Pseudacidobacterium ailaaui genomic DNA carries:
- the aroE gene encoding shikimate dehydrogenase, which yields MNQTIPVVSPQFIRSRIGKVCVAIIGSTPAEMLEKAQETIRENTFLEFRLDYLDKPLAAIPKLRQFLADRADVTAIATCRRAAAGGKFKGKIAEELEVLNKAAAAGFHLVDVELQTAENVKEAELEKLRARGAAIIISWHDFTATKDLDGIFERIRPFDPDFVKIVSTAKNLSDNVTMMHFLERTRDMANMIGICMGDQGIISRVLAIRAGSVFTFAAATPGEETGPGQIAARTLRETYRIDQIDAATRVYGVAGNPIKHSLSPLMLNTAFRRETVNAVFLALQATKLKDLLTLVREVPIHGLAVTMPLKEEILEYLEKTDAISEKIGACNTVVRAQDGKLYGFNTDVAAVVRPLERRLQLNGAKVLVLGAGGAARAAVFGLKEKGAEVFILNRTAADGQKLARQAKARTFRRDQLAKTQFDVIINATPVGMQGVKPNHILEPKEINARLVFDMVYNPIETPLLRMAREKGVPVVTGVEMFVHQGARQFEIWTGKPAPEEEMFRVVVHALRQRSEEAAKTGKA from the coding sequence ATGAACCAGACCATTCCAGTAGTTTCGCCCCAGTTTATCCGGTCACGCATCGGAAAGGTGTGTGTGGCCATCATCGGATCTACCCCAGCCGAAATGCTTGAAAAGGCACAGGAAACCATTCGTGAGAACACCTTTCTTGAGTTCCGCCTGGATTACCTGGACAAACCACTGGCTGCCATTCCAAAACTCAGGCAGTTTCTGGCCGACCGTGCCGACGTTACGGCCATCGCCACCTGTCGCCGTGCGGCCGCCGGCGGCAAGTTCAAGGGCAAAATTGCCGAGGAGCTTGAGGTCCTGAACAAGGCCGCGGCAGCTGGCTTCCATCTGGTGGATGTGGAATTACAGACCGCAGAGAACGTCAAAGAGGCTGAGCTGGAAAAGCTGCGCGCGCGCGGGGCCGCCATCATCATCTCATGGCACGACTTTACCGCTACCAAAGACCTCGATGGCATCTTCGAGCGCATCCGTCCCTTTGATCCGGACTTTGTCAAAATCGTTTCCACGGCCAAAAACCTTTCTGACAACGTCACAATGATGCACTTCCTCGAACGCACCCGCGACATGGCCAACATGATTGGCATCTGTATGGGCGACCAGGGCATCATCAGCCGTGTCCTCGCCATCCGCGCGGGCAGCGTCTTCACTTTTGCTGCCGCCACCCCCGGAGAAGAAACCGGTCCCGGCCAGATTGCCGCCCGCACCCTGCGGGAAACCTACCGAATTGACCAGATTGACGCTGCAACCCGGGTCTATGGCGTGGCGGGAAACCCCATCAAGCACTCGCTTTCACCGTTGATGCTCAACACGGCCTTCCGCCGCGAGACCGTCAACGCCGTCTTCCTCGCCCTTCAGGCTACAAAACTCAAAGACCTGCTTACGCTGGTACGTGAAGTCCCCATCCACGGGCTGGCCGTCACCATGCCTCTGAAAGAGGAAATTCTGGAGTATCTGGAAAAGACCGACGCGATTTCAGAGAAAATTGGCGCCTGCAACACCGTAGTTCGTGCTCAGGACGGCAAACTCTACGGCTTCAATACAGACGTTGCCGCAGTCGTCCGCCCCCTGGAACGCCGCCTGCAGCTCAATGGGGCCAAGGTCCTGGTGCTGGGCGCTGGTGGAGCTGCCCGCGCCGCCGTCTTCGGCCTGAAAGAAAAAGGGGCCGAGGTCTTCATCCTGAACCGCACCGCAGCTGACGGCCAGAAGCTTGCCCGTCAGGCCAAGGCCCGTACCTTCCGCCGGGACCAGCTGGCCAAAACGCAGTTTGACGTCATCATCAATGCAACTCCTGTAGGGATGCAGGGGGTAAAGCCAAACCACATTCTGGAACCAAAGGAAATCAACGCCCGCCTGGTCTTCGATATGGTATACAACCCCATCGAAACGCCGCTGCTACGCATGGCCCGCGAAAAAGGCGTCCCTGTTGTGACCGGAGTCGAGATGTTCGTCCACCAGGGCGCCCGCCAGTTTGAAATCTGGACCGGAAAACCGGCCCCGGAAGAAGAAATGTTCCGGGTGGTTGTCCACGCCTTGCGGCAGCGTTCAGAAGAAGCCGCAAAAACAGGGAAAGCTTAA